The Rhizobium leguminosarum genome includes a region encoding these proteins:
- a CDS encoding YlcI/YnfO family protein, which translates to MKTASLPSLRVDPELRAAAESVLKEGESLSSLIEDSLRRQIDYRKTQAEFIARGLVGLADAQRTGVFYTTDDIQELMRKKLEKAKARKAAQQK; encoded by the coding sequence ATGAAAACGGCATCGCTCCCGTCTCTTCGCGTGGATCCTGAATTGCGCGCTGCCGCCGAAAGCGTTCTCAAAGAAGGCGAGAGCTTGTCGTCGCTGATAGAGGACTCTCTTCGCCGCCAGATCGATTATAGAAAGACCCAAGCGGAGTTCATCGCGCGGGGTCTGGTTGGCTTGGCTGACGCGCAGCGGACTGGTGTGTTTTACACAACGGACGACATTCAGGAGTTGATGCGCAAAAAGCTTGAAAAGGCGAAAGCCCGTAAAGCAGCACAGCAGAAATGA
- a CDS encoding type II toxin-antitoxin system RelE/ParE family toxin, with protein MTFELKYTQTFYEDLDRLADFLIERDPDLAERALSAIQKALMILQDFPLMARRASADDPLLRELVVPFGSAGHVILFKVMNETSVIVLAVRHQREEDYH; from the coding sequence ATGACCTTCGAGCTAAAGTATACCCAGACCTTCTATGAAGATCTGGACCGGCTCGCCGATTTTCTGATCGAACGTGATCCGGATTTGGCGGAACGTGCCCTCAGCGCCATCCAAAAAGCGCTGATGATACTCCAGGATTTCCCGCTTATGGCCAGACGCGCATCTGCGGATGATCCTTTGCTGCGCGAGCTCGTCGTACCATTCGGTTCAGCCGGACATGTCATTCTTTTCAAAGTGATGAATGAAACGAGCGTCATTGTCCTCGCCGTCCGTCACCAGCGCGAAGAAGATTACCACTGA
- a CDS encoding type II toxin-antitoxin system HigB family toxin, producing the protein MHVITRKKIWEAKDRWPQTANALDTWYRLMKSSEPTDFADMKSLFPATDKVGRHHVFDIGGNKLRLIAVVHYKFRKVYIQRIMDHAEYDKGAWKG; encoded by the coding sequence ATGCACGTCATCACGCGGAAAAAAATCTGGGAGGCGAAAGACCGATGGCCTCAAACAGCCAATGCCCTGGATACCTGGTATCGACTGATGAAGTCGTCGGAGCCGACAGACTTCGCCGACATGAAATCACTGTTTCCGGCAACGGACAAAGTCGGGCGGCACCACGTGTTCGACATTGGCGGCAACAAGCTGCGCTTGATCGCGGTGGTGCACTACAAATTTAGGAAGGTCTATATTCAGCGGATTATGGATCATGCCGAGTACGACAAAGGAGCATGGAAGGGTTAG
- a CDS encoding helix-turn-helix domain-containing protein, producing MSALVKLVSEHWTHVAPLLAMPGNEAEYDHLVKQLDEILAEVGDDEDHPLALLASRMADLVEAYDEQNRPMPPVTGADALRYVMEERSLGQSELPEVGAQSVVSEILSGKRQINVRQARALSERFLIPASVFLSL from the coding sequence ATGAGCGCACTTGTAAAACTGGTAAGCGAGCACTGGACGCATGTGGCTCCTCTTCTTGCCATGCCGGGCAATGAAGCTGAGTATGATCATCTCGTGAAGCAACTTGACGAGATTCTCGCTGAAGTAGGCGACGATGAGGATCATCCTTTGGCGTTGCTTGCGTCTCGCATGGCGGACCTTGTTGAGGCCTATGACGAGCAAAACCGCCCAATGCCTCCGGTGACTGGCGCCGATGCACTCCGTTATGTCATGGAGGAGCGCAGCCTTGGCCAGTCCGAACTGCCGGAAGTGGGCGCTCAGTCCGTCGTGTCTGAGATTTTGAGCGGGAAGCGACAAATCAATGTTCGACAAGCCCGCGCTCTGAGTGAGCGATTTCTGATACCGGCATCCGTATTTCTATCGCTCTGA
- a CDS encoding MarR family winged helix-turn-helix transcriptional regulator, with amino-acid sequence MGKKLSIGDPGEELRAGRLSPPELLAELVCTNTALRRASRRLGQIYDEAVAPTGLKATQVGLLTQIAALHEGSHGWPTLLLLAERLAVSISALTHALRPLVRDGLVELMPDEHDGRTKHAMLTPSGEQRLHEALALWADANQRVEVVLGPSAAALRALADDVASPEFLEAYEARRMLRG; translated from the coding sequence ATGGGCAAAAAACTGTCGATTGGTGATCCAGGGGAGGAGTTGCGCGCGGGCAGACTGAGCCCGCCGGAACTCCTGGCCGAACTCGTGTGCACAAACACCGCCCTCCGGCGCGCGTCACGGCGGTTGGGGCAGATTTATGATGAGGCGGTGGCGCCAACCGGCCTGAAGGCCACCCAGGTCGGGCTTCTGACCCAGATCGCAGCGTTGCACGAGGGCAGCCATGGATGGCCAACCTTGCTATTGCTCGCTGAGCGCCTTGCCGTCAGCATTTCCGCTTTGACCCACGCCCTTCGCCCGCTCGTCCGGGACGGACTGGTCGAGCTCATGCCTGACGAACATGATGGCCGGACGAAGCACGCAATGCTGACGCCGTCCGGCGAGCAACGCCTGCACGAGGCATTGGCCCTGTGGGCTGATGCCAATCAGCGCGTTGAGGTGGTGCTGGGTCCTTCCGCGGCTGCGCTGCGCGCGCTGGCCGATGACGTCGCCTCTCCGGAGTTCCTGGAAGCTTACGAAGCTCGTCGCATGCTGCGAGGCTGA
- a CDS encoding SDR family NAD(P)-dependent oxidoreductase gives MSASSLKPVALVTGASAGIGAIYAARLAEKGYDLILVARRADRLKALSDKLGAAHGTKVEVVEADLTKDADLTRVEKVLKDNSAITLLVNNAGNSTLAPVAKTAEEDAAAMIALNVTALTRLTHAVLPAFLSRNHGAIINVASVLSFHALPISAIYSGTKGYVMNFSRGLQQELAGTNVRLQLVMPAATATELWDLSGVPLASLNQATVMTSENLVDAALAGFDKGEDITLPSVADASLWDKFDQARSTLFAATQTGEPAPRYRAV, from the coding sequence ATGTCTGCATCATCGCTCAAGCCCGTCGCCCTCGTCACCGGCGCCTCCGCTGGCATCGGCGCCATCTATGCGGCGCGCCTCGCTGAAAAGGGGTATGACCTCATCCTCGTCGCCCGGCGGGCCGATCGTCTGAAGGCGCTCTCGGACAAGCTCGGCGCTGCCCACGGCACGAAAGTCGAGGTCGTGGAAGCCGACCTGACGAAAGACGCCGACCTCACCCGCGTCGAAAAGGTGCTGAAGGACAATTCAGCGATCACGCTCCTCGTCAACAACGCCGGCAACTCGACCTTGGCTCCGGTCGCCAAGACCGCTGAGGAAGACGCGGCCGCGATGATCGCACTCAACGTCACTGCGCTCACGCGGCTGACACACGCCGTTCTGCCTGCATTCCTCAGCCGCAACCACGGCGCGATCATCAACGTCGCTTCGGTCTTGTCCTTTCATGCCCTGCCGATTAGCGCGATCTACAGCGGCACCAAGGGCTATGTGATGAACTTCAGCCGGGGTCTGCAGCAGGAATTGGCTGGGACCAATGTCCGCCTGCAACTCGTCATGCCGGCGGCCACGGCGACCGAACTCTGGGATTTGTCGGGCGTACCGCTGGCGTCGCTCAACCAGGCGACCGTCATGACGTCGGAAAACCTGGTCGACGCCGCCCTGGCCGGTTTCGACAAGGGCGAAGATATCACGCTGCCATCCGTTGCCGACGCCAGTCTGTGGGACAAGTTCGACCAAGCCCGATCCACACTGTTCGCCGCGACGCAGACCGGTGAACCTGCGCCCCGTTACCGCGCCGTCTAG